The Euphorbia lathyris chromosome 2, ddEupLath1.1, whole genome shotgun sequence genome includes a window with the following:
- the LOC136219146 gene encoding uncharacterized protein, whose amino-acid sequence MAISKICVVLAVFVVICSEISASRELGETTGMTDGYAYGDGYGKGKGDGDYGYKGHGYGDSYGKKKGSCYGDSYGKKGHDYGDSYGDSYGKKGHSYGDSYGKKGHGYGDSYGDSYGKKGHSYGDSYGNKGHGYGGYDHKGYGYGHDGKKN is encoded by the exons ATGGCTATCTCAAAGATTTGTGTTGTGCTTGCTGTTTTTGTTGTTATCTGTTCGGAGATCTCAGCATCTCGTGAACTTGGTGAGACTACTGGTATGACAG ATGGATATGCATATGGAGATGGATATGGAAAGGGGAAAGGCGATGGCGATTATGGATATAAGGGGCATGGTTATGGAGATTCATATGGGAAGAAAAAAGGGTCATGCTATGGAGATTCATATGGGAAAAAAGGGCATGATTATGGAGATTCATATGGAGATTCCTATGGGAAAAAAGGGCATAGCTATGGAGATTCCTATGGGAAAAAAGGGCATGGTTATGGAGATTCATATGGAGATTCCTATGGGAAAAAAGGGCATAGCTATGGAGATTCATATGGCAACAAAGGGCATGGCTATGGAGGATATGACCACAAGGGGTATGGTTATGGGCATGATGGAAAGAAGAATTAG